One part of the uncultured Fibrobacter sp. genome encodes these proteins:
- a CDS encoding penicillin-binding protein activator LpoB, giving the protein MRKLFAILALGCSLCMVACSSGGGKTVTRIDTNSTTDLSGKWNDTDSRLVADEMILSCLQSQKIEKIIGEMGRTPTVVIGKVRNKSHEHISVETFVKDMERALLNSGAADFVANSAERAELRSEVADQQGNATEETAKELHQETGADWMLTGTINTIVDQEGGQSVIFYQVDLELTDLQSHKKLWMGDKKIKKFISKDSVKL; this is encoded by the coding sequence ATGCGTAAATTGTTTGCTATTCTCGCTCTTGGTTGTTCGCTCTGCATGGTCGCTTGCAGCAGCGGTGGCGGTAAGACCGTGACCCGTATCGATACCAATTCTACGACCGATCTTTCGGGTAAGTGGAACGATACCGACTCCCGCTTGGTGGCCGACGAAATGATTCTGAGCTGCTTGCAGAGCCAGAAGATTGAAAAGATTATCGGCGAAATGGGCCGTACCCCGACCGTCGTGATCGGTAAGGTTCGCAACAAGAGCCACGAACATATCAGCGTCGAAACCTTCGTCAAGGACATGGAACGTGCACTCTTGAATTCCGGTGCTGCTGACTTCGTCGCAAACTCTGCCGAACGCGCCGAACTTCGCTCTGAAGTTGCAGACCAGCAGGGTAACGCTACCGAAGAAACCGCCAAGGAACTCCACCAGGAAACTGGTGCTGACTGGATGCTGACCGGCACCATCAACACCATCGTGGACCAGGAAGGCGGCCAGTCCGTTATCTTCTACCAGGTGGACCTCGAACTCACCGATTTGCAGAGCCACAAGAAGCTCTGGATGGGCGACAAGAAGATCAAGAAGTTCATCTCTAAGGATTCTGTGAAGCTTTAA
- the mnmG gene encoding tRNA uridine-5-carboxymethylaminomethyl(34) synthesis enzyme MnmG, translated as MSLVAEFDVVVVGGGHAGIEATHAAWKLGVKTAMLTMDINAIGRMSCNPAVGGVAKGQIVRDIDALGGLMGLLTDKAGIQFRMLNMSKGPAVWGPRAQCDMKYYSEVAREVITSLPGLSVIQGELAAFTRMADGRLELTLLNGERYITRSLVITSGTFLASKMFTGLETSTGGRVGEPSADKLSECLAREGIALRRLKTGTPSRLDPDSIDFNECDVQRGDDSPWPMSDRHLAETVPGRDANYFWGDPANKFVRNDCVCWITRTNLKTHDILRSGFKDSPMFSGRIHGKGPRYCPSIEDKINRFGDRDGHQLFLEPEQADIGRVYINGFSSSLPADIQLAAIHTIPGLTRARVLQIGYAVEYDSVDATQLFPTFECKKVPGLYFAGQVCGTSGYEEAAGQGLLAGINAALKIKGEEPLILGRSDSYLGVMADDLVNILLDEPYRMFTSRAEYRLFLRSDNAETRLKERAHKIGMISDSDYSDWKRRQELMATARTRMTEESATPDQANPILEAGGQALSTERTRWINVLRRPGIDPEQLFRTALPDLNLTRRDQWFMYAEEIYAGFFDRQAREIDDQKKMESVRLPVDFDYMQVTAVSIESRQRLNAHKPLTLGQASRIPGVRPADITVLAHWLENKKLNG; from the coding sequence ATGTCTCTCGTTGCTGAATTTGACGTAGTCGTTGTCGGTGGTGGGCACGCTGGAATTGAAGCGACCCACGCCGCTTGGAAACTCGGTGTAAAGACCGCCATGCTCACGATGGATATTAACGCCATCGGTCGTATGAGCTGTAACCCGGCCGTAGGCGGGGTGGCGAAAGGTCAGATTGTCCGTGACATCGATGCGCTCGGTGGCCTGATGGGGCTCTTGACCGACAAGGCGGGCATTCAGTTCCGCATGCTCAATATGAGCAAGGGGCCGGCCGTGTGGGGCCCGCGTGCCCAGTGCGACATGAAGTACTACAGTGAGGTTGCCCGCGAAGTCATCACAAGCCTTCCGGGGCTTTCGGTGATTCAGGGTGAACTTGCTGCCTTTACGCGCATGGCCGACGGTCGCCTGGAACTCACGCTCTTGAACGGCGAACGCTATATTACACGTTCACTCGTGATTACGAGCGGTACCTTCCTAGCCTCCAAGATGTTTACCGGGCTTGAAACGAGCACCGGCGGGCGAGTGGGCGAGCCCAGCGCCGACAAACTGTCGGAATGCCTTGCCCGCGAAGGCATTGCGCTCCGTCGCTTAAAGACGGGTACGCCGAGCCGTTTGGACCCCGATTCCATCGACTTTAACGAATGCGATGTGCAACGCGGAGACGATTCTCCGTGGCCCATGAGCGACCGCCATTTGGCAGAAACCGTTCCTGGCCGCGATGCAAATTATTTCTGGGGTGACCCGGCGAATAAGTTTGTCCGTAATGATTGCGTGTGCTGGATTACCCGTACGAACCTGAAAACGCACGACATTCTGCGTAGCGGCTTTAAGGACAGCCCCATGTTCAGCGGCCGCATTCACGGTAAGGGACCGCGTTACTGCCCGAGCATCGAAGACAAGATTAACCGCTTTGGCGATCGTGACGGCCACCAGCTGTTCCTTGAACCGGAACAGGCGGATATCGGTCGCGTCTATATCAACGGCTTTAGCTCTAGCTTGCCGGCAGACATCCAGCTGGCCGCTATCCATACGATTCCGGGGCTGACCCGTGCCCGCGTGTTGCAGATTGGCTATGCGGTGGAATACGATTCTGTCGACGCCACGCAGTTGTTCCCGACATTTGAATGCAAGAAGGTTCCCGGACTCTATTTTGCTGGCCAGGTTTGCGGCACCAGCGGTTACGAAGAAGCCGCCGGTCAGGGATTATTGGCAGGCATTAACGCCGCCCTCAAGATCAAGGGCGAAGAACCTTTGATTCTTGGCCGTTCGGATAGCTATCTGGGCGTGATGGCCGATGACTTGGTGAATATTCTGCTCGACGAGCCTTACCGCATGTTCACGAGCCGCGCCGAATACAGGCTGTTCCTCCGTAGCGATAATGCGGAAACTCGCCTGAAGGAACGCGCTCACAAGATTGGTATGATTTCGGACAGCGACTACTCCGATTGGAAGCGCCGTCAGGAACTGATGGCGACTGCCCGCACCCGCATGACCGAAGAATCGGCAACGCCCGACCAGGCTAACCCGATTCTAGAAGCCGGTGGCCAGGCTCTTTCGACCGAGCGCACCCGCTGGATCAACGTGCTGCGCCGTCCGGGAATCGACCCTGAGCAGTTGTTCCGGACCGCGCTGCCCGACCTGAATCTGACCCGCCGCGACCAGTGGTTCATGTACGCCGAAGAAATCTACGCAGGATTCTTCGACCGGCAGGCCCGCGAAATCGACGACCAGAAGAAGATGGAATCCGTGCGCCTGCCCGTCGACTTCGACTACATGCAGGTGACCGCGGTCAGTATCGAAAGCCGCCAGCGCTTAAATGCCCACAAGCCCTTGACGCTCGGCCAGGCTAGCCGTATTCCCGGCGTCCGCCCGGCCGACATTACCGTGCTTGCCCATTGGCTCGAAAACAAGAAACTGAACGGCTAG
- a CDS encoding FKBP-type peptidyl-prolyl cis-trans isomerase N-terminal domain-containing protein, translating into MDMKKIALGSAALAAFGLMACGEKPVEKAPAAITANSTDDQKFAYMLGAQFGGQNFTIIPRQMGEKIYEDALVQAIRDNVKASNDTNFKVQMDTDSLQAVSQRYTAIARKRVEETRPDSAMLAEGNNEKIKAYVDSVARSQPIVDAPASTGAAVTITGDSPDNTKFSYLLGLQFANQFIGISKQFQTDFDVDYFILGIKESVAKVADSTFQLQLPQDSLSAVGQRYQQKMQDLRAAAIKKQEEEEAKLKEEIAPLRGDTLANGMPQKFNLKVKATKISVDKAIASDLENLEPFANKPLLVMYFSATCGHCAHAAPEVLAMAKEFAPKGLITLAVASGGNQKVGIRKFMDNAKWDETINVVWDESRQFGELYSDGYVPKVYAVNPDGTYKMYAAFESEKEQLKKDLADLVAGKKVEWNLEAPKTEEKK; encoded by the coding sequence ATGGACATGAAGAAGATTGCTCTTGGTTCTGCAGCGTTGGCTGCATTTGGTCTTATGGCATGCGGCGAAAAGCCTGTTGAAAAAGCTCCGGCCGCAATTACTGCAAATTCTACCGACGACCAGAAGTTCGCTTATATGCTGGGCGCCCAGTTCGGTGGCCAGAATTTCACGATTATTCCGCGCCAGATGGGTGAAAAAATCTATGAAGACGCTTTGGTTCAGGCCATTCGCGACAATGTGAAGGCTAGCAATGACACGAACTTCAAGGTGCAGATGGATACCGACAGCTTGCAGGCTGTGAGCCAGCGCTATACGGCTATTGCCCGTAAGCGTGTCGAAGAAACTCGTCCGGATAGCGCCATGTTGGCCGAAGGCAATAACGAAAAGATCAAGGCTTACGTTGACTCTGTCGCTCGCTCTCAGCCGATTGTCGACGCTCCGGCTTCTACGGGTGCTGCTGTGACCATTACGGGTGATTCTCCGGACAATACCAAGTTCTCTTACTTGCTCGGTCTCCAGTTTGCCAACCAGTTCATTGGCATCAGCAAGCAATTCCAGACTGATTTCGATGTAGACTATTTCATTCTGGGTATCAAGGAATCTGTGGCCAAGGTGGCCGATTCCACATTCCAGCTCCAGCTCCCGCAGGATTCTCTGTCGGCTGTCGGTCAGCGCTACCAGCAGAAGATGCAGGATTTGCGTGCCGCCGCTATCAAGAAGCAGGAAGAAGAAGAGGCTAAGCTCAAGGAAGAAATTGCTCCGCTCCGTGGCGATACGCTTGCCAACGGCATGCCGCAGAAGTTTAACCTGAAGGTGAAGGCTACCAAGATTTCTGTGGACAAGGCTATTGCCTCTGACCTCGAAAACCTGGAACCGTTTGCAAACAAGCCGCTCCTGGTTATGTATTTCTCTGCAACTTGCGGCCACTGCGCTCACGCAGCACCCGAAGTTCTTGCAATGGCTAAGGAATTTGCTCCGAAGGGTCTGATCACGCTCGCTGTGGCTAGCGGTGGCAACCAGAAGGTCGGTATCCGCAAGTTCATGGATAACGCCAAGTGGGACGAAACCATTAACGTGGTTTGGGATGAATCCCGCCAGTTCGGTGAACTCTATAGCGACGGTTACGTTCCGAAGGTCTACGCTGTGAACCCGGATGGCACGTATAAGATGTACGCTGCCTTCGAAAGCGAAAAGGAACAGCTCAAGAAGGACCTCGCTGATCTTGTCGCTGGCAAGAAGGTTGAATGGAACCTCGAAGCTCCGAAGACTGAAGAAAAGAAGTAA
- a CDS encoding TIGR02147 family protein, whose translation MKPITEYQDYRLYMQDYYDEKKRLSAFSWREFSHAAGFSSPTYLKLVCEGKTRLSPAGATNVGSAMNLAGFELKYFERMVDYGHAKTDHEKKMAYESMLELAKNNKAKIVDGEAFRYFESWVHPVVRELAPAMHGATPGDIAKRCCQGVTAGEVRESLDFMVKTGLLKKNGSDYEQSDKHLKGSSEVMPVALRSMHREMADFAKEAIDKFPPSERNFTGLTMGVSAEDYKLILKELEACRKRISQIALQSKAVERVYRLNLQFFPLTWGEDKDEEGR comes from the coding sequence ATGAAACCGATTACGGAATACCAAGATTACCGCCTCTATATGCAGGATTATTACGACGAGAAAAAACGCTTGTCGGCGTTTTCTTGGCGTGAATTTTCTCATGCGGCGGGCTTTTCGTCGCCGACTTATTTGAAGCTGGTGTGCGAGGGCAAAACGCGGCTTTCGCCTGCGGGCGCGACCAATGTGGGGTCCGCGATGAATCTTGCCGGTTTCGAATTGAAATATTTTGAGCGCATGGTGGATTATGGTCACGCAAAGACGGATCATGAAAAAAAGATGGCCTATGAATCCATGTTGGAACTCGCCAAGAACAACAAGGCGAAAATTGTTGATGGTGAGGCGTTCCGTTATTTTGAATCTTGGGTGCATCCGGTGGTGAGGGAACTTGCTCCGGCCATGCACGGAGCGACTCCGGGCGACATCGCCAAGCGATGCTGTCAGGGGGTTACTGCAGGAGAAGTCCGTGAGTCGCTTGATTTTATGGTAAAGACGGGTTTGTTGAAAAAGAATGGCTCGGACTATGAACAGTCGGATAAGCATTTGAAAGGCTCGTCAGAGGTGATGCCGGTGGCATTGCGTTCCATGCACCGTGAAATGGCCGACTTTGCGAAAGAGGCAATAGACAAGTTTCCGCCTTCGGAACGCAACTTTACGGGGCTTACCATGGGTGTGTCTGCCGAAGACTACAAACTGATTTTAAAAGAACTTGAAGCGTGCCGTAAGAGGATCTCTCAAATTGCCCTGCAAAGCAAGGCGGTTGAACGGGTTTATCGCTTGAATTTACAGTTTTTCCCACTGACGTGGGGGGAGGACAAAGATGAAGAAGGTCGCTAA
- a CDS encoding proline--tRNA ligase: protein MKLSKYFYVTLRETPSDATMPSHIFLMRGGYIKPVSTGIYSMMPMGFRVIQKIVNIIREEMNKIGGIEVDLPVVQTAELWSESGRYQAIGEELLRFKDRNNHNMVLAMTHEEAMTDLVRYVLNSYKQLPVMLYQFKTKYRDEARARGGLIRVREFLMKDAYSFHTSQEDLDRHYQEEYDAYLRIYRRVGIEPVVVQSDTGIMGGKVAHEFMLDTPNGEDYLILCKKCGYQANREIAKFQRVPFKGDENAALEKVATPNSESIEEITKFLNVPAESTAKCVFFDFEGKLITVVVPGNLDVSEIKLHNLLKAKELYPAEDSLIKACGMVPGFASPINSHDTRIIVDEAIADSFDLVTGANEEGYHFKHCNPKRDFPKFEVADIAEASEVCKCPCCGELLTETRGIEMGNIFKLGTKFSESMGAKYLTAEKTTAPAIMGCYGIGVGRLMASVVENSHDDFGPIWPKSIAPFQVEIVPIGKEAELMELAEKFEKELEAAGIDVLVDDRDERPGVKFKDADLWGSPVRIAIGKKGLANGEVEWKFRNEKEFTMVKVEDVVAKAKAYFAE from the coding sequence ATGAAACTCTCCAAGTACTTTTACGTCACGCTCCGCGAAACGCCGAGCGATGCCACCATGCCCAGCCACATCTTCCTCATGCGCGGCGGCTACATCAAGCCCGTTTCTACCGGTATCTATTCCATGATGCCGATGGGCTTCCGCGTGATCCAGAAGATTGTAAACATCATCCGCGAAGAAATGAACAAGATTGGCGGTATCGAAGTGGACCTGCCGGTGGTACAGACCGCTGAACTCTGGAGCGAATCGGGCCGTTACCAGGCCATTGGTGAAGAACTCCTGCGTTTCAAGGACCGCAACAACCACAACATGGTGCTCGCCATGACCCACGAAGAAGCCATGACCGACCTCGTGCGCTACGTGCTCAACAGCTACAAGCAGTTGCCGGTGATGCTCTACCAGTTCAAGACCAAGTACCGTGACGAGGCCCGCGCCCGCGGCGGCCTGATCCGCGTCCGCGAATTCTTGATGAAGGACGCCTACAGTTTCCACACCAGCCAGGAAGACCTGGACCGTCACTACCAGGAAGAATACGACGCCTACCTCCGCATCTACCGTCGCGTGGGCATTGAACCGGTGGTGGTGCAGAGCGATACGGGTATCATGGGCGGTAAGGTCGCTCACGAATTCATGCTCGACACTCCGAATGGCGAAGACTACTTGATTCTTTGTAAGAAGTGCGGCTACCAGGCCAACCGCGAAATCGCTAAGTTCCAGCGCGTGCCGTTCAAGGGCGACGAAAACGCAGCCCTCGAAAAGGTCGCCACGCCGAACAGCGAAAGCATTGAAGAAATCACCAAATTCCTGAACGTTCCTGCTGAATCGACCGCCAAGTGCGTGTTCTTCGACTTCGAAGGCAAGCTCATCACGGTGGTGGTTCCGGGCAACCTTGACGTTTCCGAAATCAAGCTCCACAACTTGCTGAAGGCCAAGGAACTTTACCCTGCCGAAGACAGCCTCATCAAGGCCTGCGGCATGGTTCCGGGCTTTGCTTCCCCGATCAATTCTCACGATACCCGCATCATCGTCGATGAAGCCATCGCCGATTCCTTCGACCTCGTGACCGGCGCAAACGAAGAAGGCTACCACTTCAAGCATTGCAACCCGAAGCGCGACTTCCCGAAGTTCGAAGTGGCCGACATCGCCGAAGCGAGCGAAGTCTGCAAGTGCCCCTGCTGCGGCGAACTTCTCACCGAGACGCGCGGCATCGAAATGGGTAACATCTTCAAGCTCGGTACCAAGTTCTCTGAATCCATGGGGGCCAAGTACCTCACTGCCGAAAAGACCACCGCTCCGGCCATCATGGGCTGCTACGGCATCGGCGTGGGCCGCTTGATGGCATCCGTCGTGGAAAACAGCCACGATGACTTCGGACCGATTTGGCCCAAGTCCATTGCTCCGTTCCAGGTGGAAATCGTCCCCATCGGCAAGGAAGCCGAACTCATGGAACTCGCCGAAAAGTTCGAAAAGGAACTTGAAGCCGCCGGTATCGACGTGCTCGTGGACGACCGCGACGAACGTCCGGGCGTGAAGTTCAAGGACGCCGATTTGTGGGGTTCTCCGGTGCGTATCGCCATCGGCAAGAAGGGCCTCGCCAACGGTGAAGTGGAATGGAAGTTCCGCAACGAAAAGGAATTCACCATGGTCAAGGTGGAAGATGTTGTCGCCAAGGCCAAGGCTTACTTCGCTGAATAA
- a CDS encoding aminopeptidase P family protein, which produces MVEKSISKPYSQVFISSDRYNSKNLYRKRRKAMLKELDSFCVFAGIPMDPGTEEAYVQIWNKMVQEPAFMFLTGINQAGCYLLLDPKTDEEILFVPPKDPFKEFWNGKRLGFLEGDNEVARITGIQDVRPVDELMDTVVARAKKLPKGSYAYAYYFEKFKEDHNDRFRRQLLKALKPTGIKLKSAAALHWSLRLPLEPERVLDAEAAQAVTNNAFCTVLAEMKTFKTERELGLKLDYEMQRESDGDLAFPTIVAGGANACCLHYVKKDEPLKAGELVLLDFGIRIGSLHSDISRTIPVSGKFSPLQKLLYQIVLDSALEYQKHVRPGVSLKEIGMVPWDYIMQELETRLVKGAKGSYKLLYDKRPHGVSHFIGEQIHEGEPGTRSLDTVLRPGMLISCEPGLYGEFKATIGGKTYREKIGIRIEDDLLITKDGFRNISKDIPKTVDDLERLMK; this is translated from the coding sequence ATGGTCGAAAAGTCAATTTCTAAGCCCTATTCGCAAGTTTTTATATCGTCTGACCGCTACAATTCCAAGAATTTGTACAGAAAACGCCGCAAGGCCATGCTCAAGGAGCTCGATTCGTTCTGCGTTTTTGCAGGAATCCCCATGGATCCCGGAACTGAAGAAGCCTACGTGCAAATCTGGAATAAAATGGTGCAGGAACCAGCCTTCATGTTCCTGACGGGTATCAACCAGGCGGGTTGCTACTTGCTGCTCGACCCTAAAACCGATGAAGAAATCCTGTTCGTGCCACCCAAGGACCCGTTCAAGGAATTCTGGAATGGCAAGCGCCTGGGCTTTTTGGAAGGCGATAACGAAGTTGCCCGCATTACGGGAATCCAAGATGTACGCCCGGTGGATGAACTCATGGATACGGTGGTTGCCCGCGCGAAAAAGCTTCCGAAGGGGAGCTACGCTTACGCCTATTACTTTGAAAAATTTAAGGAAGACCACAACGACCGGTTCAGGCGCCAGCTGCTCAAAGCGCTCAAGCCTACAGGCATCAAGCTCAAGAGTGCCGCGGCTTTGCACTGGTCGCTTAGACTTCCGCTGGAACCTGAACGCGTTTTGGATGCCGAGGCGGCGCAGGCGGTAACGAATAACGCCTTCTGTACGGTGCTTGCCGAAATGAAGACTTTCAAGACTGAGCGTGAATTGGGCTTGAAGTTGGATTATGAAATGCAACGTGAAAGCGACGGTGACTTGGCTTTCCCGACCATTGTGGCAGGCGGCGCAAATGCATGCTGCTTGCACTATGTCAAGAAAGACGAACCGTTGAAGGCGGGGGAGCTGGTGCTCCTGGATTTTGGCATTCGCATCGGAAGCCTGCATAGCGATATTTCCCGCACCATTCCTGTGTCCGGCAAGTTCAGCCCACTGCAGAAACTGCTGTACCAGATTGTACTTGATTCTGCGCTGGAATACCAGAAACATGTGCGTCCGGGCGTTTCGCTTAAGGAAATTGGGATGGTTCCTTGGGACTACATTATGCAGGAATTGGAAACCCGCTTGGTTAAAGGCGCGAAGGGTTCGTACAAATTATTGTATGACAAGCGCCCGCACGGGGTAAGCCATTTTATCGGCGAACAGATTCACGAAGGCGAACCGGGAACCCGCTCCTTGGATACTGTTTTAAGGCCTGGAATGTTGATTTCTTGCGAACCGGGGCTTTACGGCGAATTCAAGGCGACCATTGGTGGCAAGACCTACCGCGAAAAAATCGGTATCCGCATCGAAGATGACCTACTAATTACGAAGGACGGCTTCAGGAACATTTCTAAAGATATCCCGAAAACGGTGGATGATTTGGAACGGCTGATGAAGTAG
- a CDS encoding PhoH family protein: MNELRYSLSDDLKRMISGENETVFRLLESRFCVEIQTRLPGLRIIPKENGDTTGVFAVLDQLKMAAKNGKVLTARQLEKLIDPADAAISDFNNPDTIPATPIFRNRMGVSVFAKTKAQAELVRAVEQNDIIFAKGPAGTGKTFLAVTLAVASLERHEAERICLVRPAVEAGESLGYLPGDLKEKIAPYLRPIHDSLAELLPVEKLRKYEETGAIEVAPLAYMRGRTLKRAFIILDEAQNTTPEQMKMFLTRLGQHSKAIITGDATQVDLGKGQKSGLVHAMKLLKGIRGIAQVEFEATDVLRHPLVKDILNAYEKER; encoded by the coding sequence ATGAACGAATTACGCTATTCTTTATCGGACGACCTGAAACGAATGATTTCAGGCGAGAACGAAACGGTTTTCCGCTTATTGGAGAGCCGTTTTTGTGTTGAAATACAGACAAGACTCCCGGGCCTCCGCATTATTCCCAAAGAAAACGGTGATACGACGGGAGTTTTTGCTGTACTCGACCAGCTGAAAATGGCGGCCAAGAACGGCAAGGTCTTAACGGCACGACAACTTGAAAAGTTGATCGATCCGGCTGACGCCGCCATCAGCGATTTCAACAACCCGGATACCATCCCTGCCACCCCGATTTTCAGAAACCGCATGGGCGTTTCTGTATTCGCAAAGACAAAAGCGCAGGCCGAACTGGTACGGGCGGTCGAACAGAATGACATCATTTTTGCCAAGGGCCCTGCAGGCACCGGCAAGACCTTTTTGGCAGTAACGCTTGCGGTTGCAAGCCTTGAACGGCATGAGGCAGAGCGCATTTGCCTAGTTCGCCCGGCAGTCGAAGCTGGCGAATCCTTGGGCTACCTGCCCGGCGACCTCAAAGAAAAAATCGCGCCGTACCTGCGCCCCATTCACGACAGTCTCGCCGAGCTCTTGCCAGTGGAAAAACTCCGCAAGTACGAAGAAACAGGCGCTATCGAAGTCGCCCCGCTCGCCTACATGCGCGGCCGCACCCTCAAGCGAGCCTTCATTATTCTAGACGAAGCGCAGAACACCACGCCCGAACAGATGAAGATGTTCCTCACGCGCCTTGGCCAACACAGTAAGGCAATCATCACTGGCGATGCAACGCAGGTTGACCTGGGCAAGGGCCAAAAGTCGGGTCTTGTGCACGCCATGAAGCTGCTCAAGGGCATTCGCGGCATTGCACAAGTGGAATTCGAGGCAACCGACGTGCTCCGTCACCCGCTCGTCAAAGACATCTTAAATGCGTACGAAAAAGAACGCTGA